Proteins from a genomic interval of Indicator indicator isolate 239-I01 chromosome 1, UM_Iind_1.1, whole genome shotgun sequence:
- the GPR82 gene encoding probable G-protein coupled receptor 82 — MKNSTCLQPSLATTVALPVIYSFLFPAGLFGNILAAWIFSKQAPTKRTQYVYLSNLVTANLLICSTMPLLATYFARGHQWTYQSVVCRIANNFGTLIMHVSMYVTIVILCSIALSQYATLKKNSDAKHSPAANENFHRCVLNKFRQPEFAKYLCIVIWLTVFCITVAAIIRNNILANAVGEFHTCYSISIEAGKFTSMLAASLATACFFVSFMTVLLSYYCLNRHLSKIQKNTCIGEKHLIYGTVKRNILVIQIILTVCFLPYNIFSPFFYVLLPGNDCKKSNYLVEIKNFLNCLAAAKSSLDPVIYLLLDKTFKRSLYGLFTKSIPEHHKGKADIFTEETPDI; from the coding sequence atgaaaaattcaaCATGTCTTCAGCCATCCTTAGCTACCACTGTAGCTCTGCCAGTCATCTACTCTTTCCTATTTCCTGCTGGACTTTTCGGAAACATTCTTGCCGCGTGGATCTTTTCAAAGCAAGCCCCCACAAAAAGAACACAATACGTTTACCTGTCAAACCTTGTCACTGCAAACTTACTCATATGCAGCACAATGCCTCTCCTGGCTACCTATTTTGCAAGAGGGCACCAATGGACTTACCAGTCTGTGGTCTGTAGAATAGCAAATAACTTTGGGACTCTGATTATGCACGTCAGCATGTACGTTACCATCGTTATTTTATGCTCAATTGCTCTAAGTCAGTATGCcacactgaagaaaaacagCGATGCAAAACATTCTCCAGCAGCCAATGAAAACTTCCACAGATGTGTACTTAACAAGTTTCGTCAGCCAGAGTTTGCTAAATATTTGTGCATTGTTATATGGCTTACTGTGTTCTGCATAACAGTAGCAGCTATAATACGTAATAATATCCTGGCAAATGCTGTGGGAGAATTTCACACTTGCTACAGCATCAGTATAGAAGCTGGTAAGTTTACCTCGATGCTCGCAGCTTCTCTTGCCACTGCCTGTTTTTTTGTATCCTTTATGACAGTTTTGTTGTCATACTACTGTCTTAACAGACATCTgagtaaaatacaaaaaaataccTGTATTGGCGAAAAACATCTAATTTATGGCACAGTGAAAAGAAACATTCTTGTCATCCAAATAATATTAACAGTCTGCTTTCTTCCATATAATATTTTTAGTCCATTTTTTTATGTACTGCTTCCAGGTAATGACTGCAAAAAGTCAAACTATCTAGTGGAAATTAAAAACTTCCTTAACTGTCTTGCTGCTGCTAAGAGCAGTTTAGATCCAGTTATATACCTTTTGCTAGATAAAACATTTAAGAGAAGCTTGTATGGCCTGTTCACAAAATCAATACCAGAACACCACAAAGGTAAAGCTGATATTTTCACTGAAGAGACTCCTGATATTTGA